Below is a window of Yimella sp. cx-51 DNA.
GCCAGCTTGGCGAAACGACCCACCGCGAGCGACGAGAAGGACATCAACCGCACCTTCACGCGGGCGTCCTGCGGATCGAGCAGTTGGTACTCGTCCAGGATCTTCGCCAACTGACGCTCCACCTGGGCGGCATGGCGCGTGGGGTGCTTGGTCTCGATGACCAGTTGCACCGGGCGGGATGCGGCGAGCATGAGCTCGATGAGTTCGCGCAGTGTCAGCACGGTCGCGCTGTGCTCCTCCCCCCTCCAAAGACCCCAGTCGAAGGCGCGCAGTTGCTCCAGGCTCAGATGGGAGACAACGCCTTTGCCGTCGCTGGTGCGATCGAGGGTGCGGTCGTGGATGCACACCAGTTCGTCGTCGGCGGAGAGTCGGACATCGCATTCCACGCCGTCCGCGCCGTCGGTGATCGCCTGTTCGTAGGCCCGGATCGTGTGCTCGGGGTGGGCCTCGCTCGCGCCCCGATGCGCAATGACGAGGGGCTTGGTCGGGGCCGGGTCGTGTGCCACGCGAGCAATCCTGCCAAAGTGCTGGCATGAACGAAGTGCAACTGACGGTGGAAGGGCGGCTGGGCCGCATCGTGCTCGACCGGCCGAAGGCGCTCAACGCGCTGACGCTGGAGATGGTGACCGCCATCGACGCGCAACTGCAGCAGTGGGCCACGGACCCGCAGGTGCAGTTCGTCTCGATCGAGGGCGCCGGCGAGCGAGGCCTCTGCGCCGGGGGCGACGTCGTGGCGGTGCGCCGCGCGGTGGTCGACGGCGAGGCCGGTCAGGAGTTCTTCGCGGCGGAGTACGCGATGAACGCGCGCCTGGCGTCCTACCCGAAGCCCACCATCGTCTTCCAGGACGGCTTCGTGCTCGGCGGTGGCGTGGGCGTTTCGGCCCACTGCGCAGTTCGCCTCGCGACCGAGCGCACCAAGGTGGCGATGCCCGAGACGATCATCGGTTTCTTCCCGGACGTCGGCGCGATGCACCTGCTGGCCCGCGCCCCGGGTGAGATCGGCACGCATCTGGCGCTCACCGGCCAGATGATCAATGGCGCGGACGCCGTCTTCGCCGGACTCAGCGATGCCGTCATCGACTCCTCGCTCTGGCCGGGCCTGCTGCGGGACATGCGTGACGGGTCAGGCGCGTCGTACTCACCGTTGCCGGTCGACAGCGAGCTTGCCGCGCAACAGGGCTGGATCGACGAGTGCTACGCCGGTGACGACGCCGCGGTCATCGTGGAGCGGCTCTCGACCAGCAACGAGCCCGAGGCCCGTGAGGCTGCCGAGCTCATCCGGCAGCGCTCTCCCTACTCGGTCTGCGTCACGCTCGCGGCACTGCGCCGGGCCCGCGCGATGGAGACCGTCGATGAGGTGCTGGCCCAGGATCTGCGGATCGCCGCCGTCGTCTCGCACCATCCCGACTTCGCCGAAGGGGTACGCGCGCAACTCGTCGACAAGGACCGCTCACCGCGCTGGACGCACGGGTCGGTCGCAGACGTGCCGGCGTCCGAGGTGGAGGCGGCCTTCGCGGGTTGACCAGGCTCAACCGGCGGGTGTGCCCGCTCCACGCTCGGCGAGCAGTTCGGTGACGACTGTCGGGTCGTGGAAGTCGACATCGCCGTGCGGCAGGTGTTGCACCCTCTCGTGACCCTTGCCGGCGACGACGACCACGTCGCCGGGGCGGGCCTCGTCCAACGCCTGCCGGATCGCTTCGCGGCGGTCGAGGACGATGCGGGTGTTGTTCGGGTCGGCGCCGGTCATCACCTCAGCGGCGATGGCCGCTGGGTCTTCGGAGTAGGAGTCGTCGGTGGTGATGATGTTGAGGTCACCCACCGCCGATGCGACTGCACCCATCGGCGCCCGCTTGCCCGGATCGCGTTCTCCTGCAGCGCCGTACACACAGATCAGCTTCGCGCCGACGGTGCTGGCGTCGGTGACCTCGCGCGCGACGTCGAGCAGCACCCGCAGCGCATCGTCGGTGTGGGCGTAGTCGACCACCACCTCGAAACCGTGATCCTGAGCAGCCTGCACGCGCTCGAAGCGACCCGGCACTTGCGCCATCGTCTCGACGGCTCGGACGAGGGTGTCGGCGTCCAGGCCCATCTCCAGCACGATCGCGGCCGCGCCGGCCACGTTGTGCACGTTGTAATCGCCAAGCAGCGGAGTCTTGAGTGAGATCGACTGCCCGGCAGGGGTTTTCAGGGTGAACGTGGTGCCTGCCCCGTCGAGGTGGGCGCCCAGGATGCGGTAATCGGCGTCGTCGGCGTGGCCGTAGGTGAGCACGCCGTTCACCTCGGCAGCGATGCGCCGGCCGTACTCGTCGTCGGCATTGACCAGCTTCGGACCCTCGGTGCGCTCGAAGAGGCTGCGCTTGGTGCGGTAGTAGTCCTCCATGTCGGGGTGGAAGTCGAGGTGATCGCGGGTGAGGTTGGTGAAAAGCGCTGCGGCATAACGTGTTCCGAGCACACGGTGCAGTGCGAGGCCGTGCGAGCTGGTCTCCAGCACGACATGCTTCACCCCGGCTTCGAGCATCCTCCGCAGGTTGCCCTGCACCTGCGGAGCCTCGCCGGTGGTGCGGATCGCCGGTTCGCGCTGCGTGCCGACGACGATCTCAGCGGTGGTGAGCAGACCCGTCGCCAGTTCGCCATTGGCCGTGCTCAGAATGCCGTGCAGCACATACGAACTCGTCGTCTTGCCGTTGGTACCGGTGACGCCGTAGACGGTCAGCCGGTGCGAGGGGTCGTCGGCGAACGCGGTGGCCAGGCGAGCGAGCGCCACGCGGGCGTCCGGTACGACTGCGGTGGGGATGCCCTCGATCGGGGCTTCAGCAACCACGAGCTGAGCGCCACGCTTGATCGCGTCGGGGGCGAATCGCGCGCCGTCACTGGTGAATCCGCGGATCGCGACGAATACATTTCCCGCCTCGACCTCATTGGACGCGTGGGTGACGCCGGTGAGTTCGCCCTCCACCGGGGGCACCTCGACACCGAGGATCTGGGCGATCTGGTCAGCGGTCAGCAACACCCGGCGAGCCTAGCAACGCCGCGCCCGCGCACATCTCGCCGCGCGCGGTGGCGCGTCGCAAACGCACCAGCTATCGAGATTTGCCCGCCTCATGACCGCGGCGAATCTCGATAACCCACGCGTTTGCCGACGGTAAGCGGTAGCTCGAACCCGGCGATAATGGAAGGCGTGTACGTCGCCGCACTGATCGCGCTGGCCGTGGCCCTGGCCTGGCCGGTGCCTCGGCTGCTACCTCGATTCACCGCAGGCCGCGACGTGCCCGCGGCCACGATCGCACTCTGGCAATGCGTGTCGCTGGCGGGCGTGCTGGCCGGCCTGCTGGCGGCGCCGCTCGCGGTGCTGTTGTACGCGAGAGCCCGGTCGGGCCAGCACGATCCGTCCCCCTGGCAGCACCTGCCGGTTTTGGTAGCGGGCCTGACCATTTCAGGCATCCTGTTGGTGCGCCTCCTGATCCGCGGGCACAAGGTGGGCACCGAACTTCGTCGCAGCCGACGCGAGCACTCCACCCTCGTTGACCTCATCGGCCTCGAACCCAGCGCAGACGAACGACTCGTCGGCCACCCCGTGCGCGTGCTCGACCACCCCACGCCGACGGCGTACTGCGTCCCGGGCGGCACCCGCCGGGTGGTGCTCACCCAGGGCACGCTCGATGCCTTGGACGCCGAGCAACTGGGCGCTGTGCTCGCCCACGAGCGCGCCCACCTGCGTCACCGTCACGATCTCGTGCTGGAGTTCTTCACCGTGCTGCACACCGCTGTGCCGGCCAGAGTGCGCAGCACCGCCGGCCTGGACGAGGTGAAGCTGCTCATCGAGTTGCTCGCCGACAAGTGGGCGGCGACGACATCGGGCAAGCGTCCGCTAGCGACCGCAATGTTGGCCTTGGCCGAGGGCAGGCACCCCGATGCGGCCCTCGGCGCTGGCAGCGACGCTGTCACCCGCATTGAGCGCCTGGCCTACGGCTCCGATCGGCCGTGGCTACGGGTGGGCGTGATCGCAGCGGCTGTCGTGGTGTTGCAGCTGCCGGTGCTGCTGGCGGTCGCGGCGATCGTCAACTGAGCATCCTGCTCTCCTCAGAGAGAGTCGAGAGCATCCTGCTCTCCTCAGAGAGAGTCGAGAGCAGCCTTCACCCGGGCGACGTCACCGGCGGGAAGATCCTTCAGGAAGTGCAGCACCGCTTCCGACTCACCCGAGCCACCCCAGTCGGCGAGGGTTTCGCGCAGCGCCTGTGCGGTGAGCTCCTCGCGGGATGCAGCGGCCGAGTAGCGCCAAGCCCGACCATCGCGTTCGCGCTCGGTGAGGCCCTTCTTGGCCAGGCGGTCGGCCACCGTCATCACGGTCGTGTAGGCCCGCTTCTTGCCGTCGGTGGCTTCCAGCCGTTCGGAGATCTCGCGGACGATCATCGGCCCGTCGGCCGTCCAGAGGACGTCCATGATCGCGCGCTCCAAGTCGCCGAGACCGGTGGCGGAAGTGTTTTCACGATTCATGGTGTCCGTCCTGAGAGTGCTGGCTCGAAAGAGCGGGCTTGCGACGACTTAACGATTCGATGCGCCCCTGCAGTGCCCACGGCTTGATGTGCAACGAGCAACACCGTCGAGCCGGCCGTCGCGGCGTGCAGGTCGTCCAGCACGGCGCGCGCGGTGGGGGTGTCGAGGTGTGCGACGGGTTCGTCGAGCAGCACGATCGGGCGCCGCGACAGCACGGCGCGGGCGATGCCGAGGCGAGCGCGTTCGCCGCCGGAGACGCCGCGGTTGCCGTCGCCCAGATCGGTGTCGAGACCGTCCGGCAGACCGGCCAACCAGCGACCGAGGCCCGCCTGCACGAGGGCAGCGGCGATGTCGTGGTCGTCGGCGTCGGGGCGAGCGAGCAAGAGGTTGGCGCGCACCGTGCCGACGAAGAGGTGAGGGTCGTCGTCGACCACCGCGAACAACTCGCGGACGCTGTCGGCCGACAGGCTGCGCACGTCGCGCCCGCCCACGAGGTAGGAGCCGGACGCGGGGTCGAGGTGGCGGGCGAGCACCGCGAGCAGGGTCGATTTGCCGGTGCCGTTGTCGCCGACGATCGTGATGTGTTCGCCGGGTTCGACCACGAGCTCGGTGGGGGTGAGGTGCTCGTCGTCGCCGGTCCAGGAGGCGCTGACCCCGCGCAATTCGAGTCTGGGCGCGAGGCCGGACGCGCAGTCGTGGGCGTTGTCGGCCACGGCCGGAGTCTGGTCGAGCAGCGCGTGCAGCCGGCGCTGGGCCGCTCGGCCGCGTGCCAACGCGCCGACCGCATCGGGGATCAGCCCGAGCACGTCGCCGAGGGCGAGCGGCATGAAGACGAGCATCGCCGTCACAGGGGCATCGATCTCGCCGCGGCGCAGCGGGTCGAAGAGCAGGTAGGCCAGCACGACGGTGGCGACACCGGTGAACACCAATGACAGCCCCATCCCGATGGCGCGTCCGCGGGCCTGCCGACGGGTGGCGTCCTGCAGATCGCGTTGTGCCTCGTCGACCCACCGCAAACACTCGTCGGCGGCACCGATCGCGCGGAGTTCACCGGCGTTGGCGGCCACAAGGTGGGCGGCGCGTTGCATGCGCGAGCGGGCCTCGAGTGCATCGGCCTGGCCACGGCGTTCGAGGGCGTGGTCGAGCGCGCCGACCAGGATCGCGACCGCGGCGAACACGATCAGCACGACCGCGGCCGTGACGTTGATCAGGAAGGCCACGAAGATCACCGCGGTCGTCGCGACCGCAGTGGCCACCAGCGGCACCGCGGTGCGCACCTGGAGGTCGACCTCGTCATCGAGGTCGCGCACGACACCGGTGAGCAGATCGGCCCGCCGACGGCGGCCGAGACGCGCAGGAGTGAGCGGAATCAGGGCGCGATAGGTCTGGGTGCGCCGCTGTCGCAAGGTGTCGAGCGCGGCGTCGTGGGAGATGACCCGCTCGGCGTACCGGAACGCCGGCCGCCCCATACCGAACGCGCGGACGCCGACCACGGCGGTGAGCAGGGTGAGGATGACCGGGTGGGTGCTGGCCTGCACGATCAACCAGCCCGAAGTCGCGGTGAGGAAGACACCGCAGCCGACGGCCAAGCCGCCGATGAACCCGGCCCAGCCGATGCGCGGGGTCAACGCCCGGAACGGTTGCTTGCTCATCGCGCCACCGCCTGGGCGAAGTCGGTGAACACGCGGCCAGCCCGCTCGACGAGCGCATCGTCGTGCGAGACCACGACCACCGTCCGTCGGGCCGCCAGAGCCGCGATCGTGTCGCGCACCTCCTGCGCAGCCAGGGGGTCGAGGTGGGCGGTCGGTTCGTCCAGCAGCACCACTTCGGCTTCGCTCAACCACGCGCGGGTGAGCACGAGGCGGGCTCGCTGACCGGCCGAGAGGCCGAAGCCTTCGTCGCCGAGCGGGGTGTCGAGACCGAGCGGAAGCGTGGCGACGACCTGGTCGAAGCCGGTGGTGGCCATGGCATTCGCCAGTGCGTCGGACGACCCGCGCGCGGCGGGGGCGCCGAGCAGCAGGTTGTCGCGCACAGTCATCGGCGCGATGAACGGCATCTGCGAGACCAGATGGGTGGAGGGGCGAGTGATGGTGCCGGACGTCGGCGTGCGCAGCCCGGCGAGCAGCTCGAGCAGCGTGGTTTTGCCACAGCCCGATGGGCCGGCGATCACGGTGAGACCTTCGGCGACATGCAGGGAGACGCCCTGGAGCACATCGCGATCACTGCCCGGGTAGCGATAGGAGACCCGTTCCGCGGCAAGGGTTTTCGTGAGTTGCTCCGGGGTTTCGACAGACACTCCTCGGCTAACGCCTCGTCCTTGCTCAACCACCGGGCGTCCCTGCTCAACGACCGAAGACTCCTGCTCGGCCGGGGGCTTGGGCAGCAGCGCGTCGATCGCCTCGACACCGTCGGCGGCGGCGTGGAACTCCTGACCGACGCGGCGGACCGGCCAGTAGGCCTCCGGCGCGAGCAGGATCGCGGTGAGGGCGATGCCGAGATCGAGCTCGTCCCAGGCCAGGCGCATACCGGTCCAGACGGCGACGATCGCCACCGAGATAGTGGCCAGCAGTTCGAGGGCGGCCGAACTCATGAACGCGATGCGCAGGGTGCCGACGGTTGCGAGTCGGTGACGGTTGCCCACCTCGTCCACCTGGTCGGCCTGACGGTGCGCCCGACCGTAGGAGACGAGCGTCGGCAGGCCGCGCATGACGTCCAGGAAATGACCCGCGAGCCGGGTCTGGGTGTTCCACCGGCGCTCGGTGGCGGCCTGGGTGTACTTGCCGATCAGCGCCGCGAAGAGCGGCAGCAACGGCAGGGTGAGGATGACGATGACCGCGCTGCTCCAGTCGACGAAGAACAAGCAGAGCACCGCCAGGGGCGGCACCACACCGGCGGCGATGAGCGCGGGCAGGTAGCGGGCGACGTACGGCTCGACCGACGATGCACCGTGCGTCGCGACGGTCATGACCGCAGCGGTGTCGGGCCGCTCGTCAGCAGTCGAGGAGAGCGCACGGGCGAGGTAGTCACGACGCAGCGCGCCGGAGATGCGGGTGGCCGCCCAGGAGGCGACCTGTTCGGTGATCAGCGAGAGCAGACCCCGGACGGCGAACACGATCGCGACCGCGAGCGCCGGGCCGAACAAGGACTGTGCGCGCACCACCGCCACGACCAGCGCGGCGATGGCGAACGCTCCGGAGATTGCCGCGACCCCCGACAGCCCGCCCAGGACACCGAGCGCCACCACGGGCACCCGGGTCTCTGGCACATCACGGACCAGCCGGGGGTCGAACGGCTTCATCAGGCGTCCACCTGCTCCTTGTTCTTGTCATTGCCGTGGTCGCCCGCGCCCTTGAGCGGGTCGATCGCCGGCGGGATGTGCTCGACCGAGATGCGCTTGCGGAACACCCAGTAGTTCCAGGCGGTGTACGCCAGGGCGATCGGGGTGAAGACCAGCGCGGCGCCGGTCATGATCTGCAGCGTGAGGTGCGAGCTGGCGGCGTTGGTGACCGTCAGGTCGTACTTGGAGGAGGTGCTGCTCGGCATGACCGCCGGGAAGAGCGCCAGGAAGTAGGTGGCCACGGCCAGCGCCCAGGTGAGCGTCGTGCCGATGAAGGCCTTGCCCTCGGCACCCTTGGTGTTGAAGAAGATCGCGGCGAGCAGCGAGACCGCGGCCAGCACCGTGGTGATCCACGAACCGGTCGTGCCGGTGGTCAGGCCGACCCAGAGCAGCAGGGCAACAGCCAGGACGGCGGTGACCAGACCGGCCTTGGTGGCGAAGGCGTTGGCCTCCTGGCGGATCTCACCGGTCGTCTTCAGCGCGATGAAGTGCATGCCGTGCGTGAGCGAGAGGCCGACGAAGACCAGGCCACCCAGCAGCGACATCGGGTTGAGCAGCGTGAACAGCGATCCGGTGTAGATGAACTCCTGGAGGGAGTCCTGCGTGATGGGCACGCCACGGACGAGGTTGGTCAGCGCCACACCGAACAGCAGCGGCGGCAGCAGCGAGCCGATGATGATGCAGAGATCCCAGCCCTTGCGCCAGGCGTCGCTGTCGCGCTTGTGGCGGTATTCGAAGCCCATGTTGCGCACGATGAGCGCCACCAGGATGAGCAGCAGCGCCAGGTAGAAGCCGCTGAACATCGTGCCGTACCAGGCCGGGAAGGCTGCGAAGGTCGCGCCACCAGCGGTCAGCAGCCACACCTCGTTGCCGTCCCAGAAGGGGCCGATCGTGGTGAGCAGCACACGCTTGCGCTTGTCGGACTCTTCGGCGTTCTTGCCCTTGCCGAGGAACGGCAATGACATGCCGACCCCGAAGTCGAACCCTTCGAGCACGAAGTAGCCCGTCCACAGGACGCCGATGATGATGAACCAGAGCGTTTCGAGAGACATTGTCAGTCAGTCCTTTTCGCAGTCGCCGGATCAGTAGGCGAATGCCAGTTGGTCGTCGTCCTTGAGCATCTTCGGCTCCTCGAAGGGCTCGGCGCCCTTCCGGATGTAGTCGAGGAAGAGCTTCACCTCGACCACCGCGAGTGCTCCGTAGAGCAGTGTGTAGACCGCGAGCGAGATCGCGACGTCGGTGACGGAGGCCGCCGTCGACAGACCGGTCTCAGTGGTCATGACGCCGTACACCAGCCAGGGCTGGCGGCCGATCTCGGTGAAGATCCAGCCGAAGCTGTTGGCGAAGACGGGCGCCAGCGGCGTGAGGATCGCGATCCAGGCGAAGAGCTTGCCGTGCGGCGTGCCGCCCTTACGCGTCCGCCACAGCACCAGGAGCGCGCCAGCCATCGCGAACATGCCCAGCCCGATCATGAAGCGGAAGGACCAGTAGGAGCCGGGGATGTTGGGGGTGTAACTGGCCGGGTCGACGTAGTGCTTGGGGATGCCGAGTTGATCGGCGCGTGCGGCGATGGCCTGCGGGAGTTCGTTCTTCAGGTCGTTGATGCCCTGCACCTTGCCGTCCATGCTGCCGGTGGCAAGGAACGAGAGCAGTTTGGGCACGGTGACGGCGAACTTCTCCTCTTCGCCGTCGAGCGTGCCGATGGTGAAGATCGAGAAGCTGGCGGGTTGTTCGGTGGTGTAGAGCGCCTCCGCGGCCGCCATCTTCATCGGCTGGACGTCGGTCATGATCTTGCCCTGCACGTCACCGGAGATGAGCATGCCGACGGACGCGACCAGCGTCACCCAGGCGCCGACGCGGGCACCCTTGCGATACATGCCGCGGTCGGCCTCGACGCGGCCCTTCATCAGCTTCCAGAGCGCAACACCCATGACCATCGCGCCACCGGTCATGTAGGCGGCGCTGACCACGTGCGGGAAGGTGACCAGTTGCACCTCGTTGGTGAGCACGGCGACGAAGTCGGTGAGGACCGCGCGGTTCTTGACCTCGTCGTAGCGGAAGCCGACGGGGTTCTGCATGAAGGAGTTGGCGGCGAGGATGAAGTAGGCCGACAGCACGGTGCCGATGTGCACGAGCCAGATGGCCATCACGTGCAGCTTCTCGGGGATACGTCCCCAACCGAAGATCCACAGGCCGAGGAAGGTCGACTCCATGAAGAAGGCGAGCAGGGCTTCGAAGGCCAGCGGCGCACCGAAGATGTCGCCGACGAAGCGGCTGTAGGCCGACCAGTTCATGCCGAACTGGAACTCCTGCACAATTCCGGTCACCAGACCGAGCGCGAAGTTGATGGTGAAAAGCTTGCCGAAGAACTTCGCCAGGCGCATCCACTCGGGGTTGCGGGTGCGCAACCACGCGGTGTGGAATCCGGCGACGACGGCAGACATACCGATGGTGATCGGCACGAACCAGAAGTGGTAGACGGTCGTGATGGCGAACTGCCATCTCGCCAGATCAAGCGCTTCCACGGGTGGGTCTCCTGAAGTCAATACGGAGCGGCACGGTCATGCCACGAAGCAGATACTACTCCTGCTAGTACTACGCGTCACGTAGTCCTGAACAAGCGTCCGTGATGTGCGTCACCACGCCGTGTTCTGACGGCGTCGATCGACCGCCTTCCCGCCTTGTGCACCTGAGTCGTTCGTCCGGCCCCGCGACCTCACCTGCGTCCGTGGCCCGGCAGCCCGCTTCCCTTGCGAGAATGCGCGGATGACTCCACCGCAGCGCCGTATCGCCGTCTTCTGTGCCGCTCGCGACGGGATCGACGATTCACTGCGCAAGGCGGCCTACGACGTCGGGCACTGGCTCGCCTCCCATGACATCGGCCTGGTCTACGGCGGCGGTGGCAGCGGGCTCATGGGCGCAGTCTCCAGCGGCGCCCTGGACGCCGGCGGCGAAGTGATCGGGGTGATTCCGCAGTCGATGGTCGACCGCGAATGGGGCCGTCACGACATCACCGAATTGCACGTCGTCGACACGATGCATGAACGCAAGGCGCTGATGTCGAATTACGCGGACGCTTTCCTCGGCCTGCCCGGGGGCCTTGGCACCCTCGAGGAGATCTTCGAAGTGTGGACCTGGCGGACGCTCGGATATCACGACAAGAAGGTCGGCCTACTGGACGTCAACGGCTTCTGGCAGCCCACGCTGACCGCGCTGCAGGCCATGGTGTCGAACGACTTCATCGCGACGGAGACCTTGGACGACCTGGTGGTCGAGTCGACCATCCCCGCCGTGATTTCCGCCCTCCTGGCGCCGTAGCAAACGCGGCAGTTCCAGCAGCAAACGCGGCCCGCTATTGACGCCCACCCGCGCCACAAACGCGGCAGTTCCAGCAGCAAACGCGGCCCTTCTTGGCAGCCGCGGCAGTTGCAGCTACCGCGTTTGTGAAGAAGGGCCGCGTTTGCGTATGTCACCGGCCGGGTGGCGAGGTCGACGGCGGGGCTGCTTCGGACGTCCGGCTCAGGACGCGTCCGCCTGTCAGGTGCCGCTCGGGTTGGCCGCGAGTGCGGCCAGGCGCTGGAGTTCGGCCAGATGGGCGCCGAGGGCGGCGCGGCCGTCCGGGGTGATCTTGACCCAGGTGCGCATCTTGCCGCCGCGCCCCTTGGGCTTGTCGAGACTGACGTAGCCGGCGTCCGACAACACCTTCAGTTGTTTGGAGAGCACCGAGTCGGCCACGTGCAGTTCGTCGCGCAGGGCTCCGAACTCCATGGAGTCGACGGCCGAAACCATCACGCAGATCCGCAGGCGATTGGGCGCATGGATCACCTCGTCGAAGCGAGGCTCGAGAGACGTAGCCATTCACTTGGCCTTCGGTGAGGTGCGACCGTCGGCGATGTCCTGGCGCAGGGCGGGCTCGATGAACCGTCCACAGATGA
It encodes the following:
- a CDS encoding glycerophosphodiester phosphodiesterase; this encodes MAHDPAPTKPLVIAHRGASEAHPEHTIRAYEQAITDGADGVECDVRLSADDELVCIHDRTLDRTSDGKGVVSHLSLEQLRAFDWGLWRGEEHSATVLTLRELIELMLAASRPVQLVIETKHPTRHAAQVERQLAKILDEYQLLDPQDARVKVRLMSFSSLAVGRFAKLAPQLERVQLIESVQLPRFRTSLPANVQIAGPGINILRRDPKFVQRHHDQGNRVHVWTVDSEQDVQLCLDLGVDAIITNRPAAVRQLVDAASG
- a CDS encoding 3-hydroxyisobutyryl-CoA hydrolase; amino-acid sequence: MNEVQLTVEGRLGRIVLDRPKALNALTLEMVTAIDAQLQQWATDPQVQFVSIEGAGERGLCAGGDVVAVRRAVVDGEAGQEFFAAEYAMNARLASYPKPTIVFQDGFVLGGGVGVSAHCAVRLATERTKVAMPETIIGFFPDVGAMHLLARAPGEIGTHLALTGQMINGADAVFAGLSDAVIDSSLWPGLLRDMRDGSGASYSPLPVDSELAAQQGWIDECYAGDDAAVIVERLSTSNEPEAREAAELIRQRSPYSVCVTLAALRRARAMETVDEVLAQDLRIAAVVSHHPDFAEGVRAQLVDKDRSPRWTHGSVADVPASEVEAAFAG
- a CDS encoding UDP-N-acetylmuramoyl-L-alanyl-D-glutamate--2,6-diaminopimelate ligase, translated to MLLTADQIAQILGVEVPPVEGELTGVTHASNEVEAGNVFVAIRGFTSDGARFAPDAIKRGAQLVVAEAPIEGIPTAVVPDARVALARLATAFADDPSHRLTVYGVTGTNGKTTSSYVLHGILSTANGELATGLLTTAEIVVGTQREPAIRTTGEAPQVQGNLRRMLEAGVKHVVLETSSHGLALHRVLGTRYAAALFTNLTRDHLDFHPDMEDYYRTKRSLFERTEGPKLVNADDEYGRRIAAEVNGVLTYGHADDADYRILGAHLDGAGTTFTLKTPAGQSISLKTPLLGDYNVHNVAGAAAIVLEMGLDADTLVRAVETMAQVPGRFERVQAAQDHGFEVVVDYAHTDDALRVLLDVAREVTDASTVGAKLICVYGAAGERDPGKRAPMGAVASAVGDLNIITTDDSYSEDPAAIAAEVMTGADPNNTRIVLDRREAIRQALDEARPGDVVVVAGKGHERVQHLPHGDVDFHDPTVVTELLAERGAGTPAG
- a CDS encoding M56 family metallopeptidase: MYVAALIALAVALAWPVPRLLPRFTAGRDVPAATIALWQCVSLAGVLAGLLAAPLAVLLYARARSGQHDPSPWQHLPVLVAGLTISGILLVRLLIRGHKVGTELRRSRREHSTLVDLIGLEPSADERLVGHPVRVLDHPTPTAYCVPGGTRRVVLTQGTLDALDAEQLGAVLAHERAHLRHRHDLVLEFFTVLHTAVPARVRSTAGLDEVKLLIELLADKWAATTSGKRPLATAMLALAEGRHPDAALGAGSDAVTRIERLAYGSDRPWLRVGVIAAAVVVLQLPVLLAVAAIVN
- a CDS encoding BlaI/MecI/CopY family transcriptional regulator, producing MNRENTSATGLGDLERAIMDVLWTADGPMIVREISERLEATDGKKRAYTTVMTVADRLAKKGLTERERDGRAWRYSAAASREELTAQALRETLADWGGSGESEAVLHFLKDLPAGDVARVKAALDSL
- the cydC gene encoding thiol reductant ABC exporter subunit CydC, which encodes MSKQPFRALTPRIGWAGFIGGLAVGCGVFLTATSGWLIVQASTHPVILTLLTAVVGVRAFGMGRPAFRYAERVISHDAALDTLRQRRTQTYRALIPLTPARLGRRRRADLLTGVVRDLDDEVDLQVRTAVPLVATAVATTAVIFVAFLINVTAAVVLIVFAAVAILVGALDHALERRGQADALEARSRMQRAAHLVAANAGELRAIGAADECLRWVDEAQRDLQDATRRQARGRAIGMGLSLVFTGVATVVLAYLLFDPLRRGEIDAPVTAMLVFMPLALGDVLGLIPDAVGALARGRAAQRRLHALLDQTPAVADNAHDCASGLAPRLELRGVSASWTGDDEHLTPTELVVEPGEHITIVGDNGTGKSTLLAVLARHLDPASGSYLVGGRDVRSLSADSVRELFAVVDDDPHLFVGTVRANLLLARPDADDHDIAAALVQAGLGRWLAGLPDGLDTDLGDGNRGVSGGERARLGIARAVLSRRPIVLLDEPVAHLDTPTARAVLDDLHAATAGSTVLLVAHQAVGTAGAHRIVKSSQARSFEPALSGRTP
- the cydD gene encoding thiol reductant ABC exporter subunit CydD, which gives rise to MKPFDPRLVRDVPETRVPVVALGVLGGLSGVAAISGAFAIAALVVAVVRAQSLFGPALAVAIVFAVRGLLSLITEQVASWAATRISGALRRDYLARALSSTADERPDTAAVMTVATHGASSVEPYVARYLPALIAAGVVPPLAVLCLFFVDWSSAVIVILTLPLLPLFAALIGKYTQAATERRWNTQTRLAGHFLDVMRGLPTLVSYGRAHRQADQVDEVGNRHRLATVGTLRIAFMSSAALELLATISVAIVAVWTGMRLAWDELDLGIALTAILLAPEAYWPVRRVGQEFHAAADGVEAIDALLPKPPAEQESSVVEQGRPVVEQGRGVSRGVSVETPEQLTKTLAAERVSYRYPGSDRDVLQGVSLHVAEGLTVIAGPSGCGKTTLLELLAGLRTPTSGTITRPSTHLVSQMPFIAPMTVRDNLLLGAPAARGSSDALANAMATTGFDQVVATLPLGLDTPLGDEGFGLSAGQRARLVLTRAWLSEAEVVLLDEPTAHLDPLAAQEVRDTIAALAARRTVVVVSHDDALVERAGRVFTDFAQAVAR
- the cydB gene encoding cytochrome d ubiquinol oxidase subunit II — encoded protein: MSLETLWFIIIGVLWTGYFVLEGFDFGVGMSLPFLGKGKNAEESDKRKRVLLTTIGPFWDGNEVWLLTAGGATFAAFPAWYGTMFSGFYLALLLILVALIVRNMGFEYRHKRDSDAWRKGWDLCIIIGSLLPPLLFGVALTNLVRGVPITQDSLQEFIYTGSLFTLLNPMSLLGGLVFVGLSLTHGMHFIALKTTGEIRQEANAFATKAGLVTAVLAVALLLWVGLTTGTTGSWITTVLAAVSLLAAIFFNTKGAEGKAFIGTTLTWALAVATYFLALFPAVMPSSTSSKYDLTVTNAASSHLTLQIMTGAALVFTPIALAYTAWNYWVFRKRISVEHIPPAIDPLKGAGDHGNDKNKEQVDA
- a CDS encoding cytochrome ubiquinol oxidase subunit I — its product is MEALDLARWQFAITTVYHFWFVPITIGMSAVVAGFHTAWLRTRNPEWMRLAKFFGKLFTINFALGLVTGIVQEFQFGMNWSAYSRFVGDIFGAPLAFEALLAFFMESTFLGLWIFGWGRIPEKLHVMAIWLVHIGTVLSAYFILAANSFMQNPVGFRYDEVKNRAVLTDFVAVLTNEVQLVTFPHVVSAAYMTGGAMVMGVALWKLMKGRVEADRGMYRKGARVGAWVTLVASVGMLISGDVQGKIMTDVQPMKMAAAEALYTTEQPASFSIFTIGTLDGEEEKFAVTVPKLLSFLATGSMDGKVQGINDLKNELPQAIAARADQLGIPKHYVDPASYTPNIPGSYWSFRFMIGLGMFAMAGALLVLWRTRKGGTPHGKLFAWIAILTPLAPVFANSFGWIFTEIGRQPWLVYGVMTTETGLSTAASVTDVAISLAVYTLLYGALAVVEVKLFLDYIRKGAEPFEEPKMLKDDDQLAFAY